The DNA sequence TCaaaagttttcaaaaaaaCGAGGGCTTATGGGTTAAAGACTGCGAGACATTTCGTTACGATCAACTTTATTGCGATGTCAGCTTGTGTTAGTCTAATTGTTAACGCGCTTAATCTAGCGACGTGTACAGTGCATGCAGAGGTCGGTCGGATTGTTGCGTTTAAGTCACTGGAAAGTAAGAAGGAATCTCGACTCGGCCGCCGGCGCCTGATAGTTCGTATAGGCTGCGCTAAGAGGGTTGGCTAAGGGTATCACGCGCGAAGGGCTGTCGTACTGGTACTGCACCTGCGCGGCCACGGGTTCGATCTCGAGTTTCTGTGGCTTGGTGTCCGCGGAGGAGGCCGGGGCGACCGACAGCTGTAGACCGGCCGGCACGACTTGCAGCTTCTGCAGAGGCGCGTACGCGTAGATCGGACCGCGAAGAGGCTCGACGTTCTCGGCACGGATCTTGGCGAAGTATTTCATGGCTTCAACGTCCTGACGGCTGATGTACTGCACGCGTTGGAGACGTCCGTCGGGAAGCGCCACGTAGTATTCTCCCGATTGCTGAGGCTGCTTCTGCTTATCGTCCGCGTTTTCATCTCCGAGCTCGTTCACCGCGTTTACGGGCTCGGACTGAGAAAAGTaacgttataattaatcatttatctcctaaaaaattttctagttgaaaaaaagattattaattagataggcaaaaaaagaagcaaataggaaaagagagaaacaaagttttgcaaattaaaaatgttcatAAAAGTTGAAAGAGCGCGTACGTGGCAAcgttaaaaaaacaaagtaagAATTTCCTCATtgagttttatattattaaataattattaaataattttttatttttccgcgaaaaGAACTTTTGTTTCCTCTTCTCTACCGATATTTCTCCAAACAAGACGTAGGCTCGCAGACGACCTCGAATCACGGATGAATGCCTTATGGATTGTGTCACGTCAAAGTCTTTGAATTTGGTACGGACACACACGTGCTTGAGACCCGCGATCGAAAGTAAACGACGTCTCGAATACTAATGTCGTTAGAACGAACGGGAGAAACGACGAACACGAGCGAGCGTTGAAGACTGAAAAAGAGAAGTCtcggcgcgccgcgccggtACGATTTAAATTCCGAAAACCGCCTCCGCCCTCGTGTAAGCTCGCATGCCAACTCCGACGGTCCAGTGCCTTCTCTTTCCCAAAACGAGACGATAAATCTAAGTTACGTAACGTTAAAGCactctaataataataataaaagaattaaaaaaaataaaaatatataaaataaaataatattaaaaatttatcgataaaaatttatcgattaatagaacttgtttttttatctgaagttttaaattaaaaaaaaaaagaaagtgctTTACTTACGTCAGATTCATTGTCAGTGATGCCTTGAACAGTGGACACCTCTTCCTGGTCGGTAGTGTTGGTCGTCTCGGTCGTAGATTCCTCCGGTTCTCCATATTCTCGACGAGGATTAGCCGGTGTCCCGTATTGTCGGGGTGCACTTGGTCCTCCATATTGTTGAGGAGCGTTGTTCGGTGCACCGTACTGTTGCTGAGAACCGCTCGGCGTTCCATACTGCTGCTGAGGAGCGTTGTTCGGTGCTCCGTACTGCTGTTGGAGCGCGCTTGGTGCCTCGTACTGCTGGGATTGCCTTTGAGGAAGATCAAAGGAGGGTCCCGCTGGTTTCCAGCCAGACGCGGCGTAAGGCGCAGTCTCATCCTGCTGCCGGGCAAAGTAATACTGCCTCTGTTGCTGGCGGTATCGTGGTGGCTCGGCAAGGACCACGGCGGCCAAAAGAACAATGCTGAGTACCTGCTTTCGAAAATTAATCCtctcattattatattaaaaagaaaagaagaaaaaaaaggttttcGGATAAATCGCACGATCGGTTTCTTTACGTTGACGGCAATTGTTCTGAAAACTagagatttattattagataataaatCGATGGCTACCTTCATCATGTTGTACAGGTAGCTGATCGGTTACGTTGACGAGCTGACTGAATTCCGCCATCCGCCGCCGGTAGATTATATACACGACATCTCGTATGTGCTCTGCATGTCTAAGGAGGATTTCTTACGGCCGGGGTAGCGACGCGTTCACCGGTCGACAAGTGACATTGGCCTCTTAAAAGAAGCTGATGAATCCTCGATCGTTGTTGGCTCATCATTCGGCCGCGTTCACCTTCGTCTTTGTCGGCGAGCGGGCGCCTTTTCAACAAAAGCAACGCTCTTCAACGCTCGCCGTGTACCGCCTTCTTCATCCTTCTTCTCCACCTCGGCTTCAAATTCCGTCTTTTCGCACGTTGTATTTGTTCCGGGCGCACGAAGCGAGAGAAATCGCGCTTCTGTCCCATCGACGATTAAATTTGAAACGGATTGAACGTGTAGGCACCGAAGATTCCGCCACTTTTGCCGCGAAACGGTGAGTGTAAAAGCGTTGAGAgtctatttttataataaatttgttgaattattttttagctAACAGTGCGAGATGAAATTGTGCGAATACGTAGCTTGATAGAAGCGCGTAACAAATTTTAGAAACGAAACAGATTTAACCCTCAACTAGAACAATGAGTTATGGTAACGTAAAACTATTTCCAAAAATTGGaacttttgaaattttttttatcaaatatatccgacatatatttgtttcgtaatatttgacatataaaaaaatgctttaaaaattaatccgtTAGATTCCGAGAtttgagtaaaataaaatagaaataaaacgatCAAAAAAGCATCTCGTTCGAGTGTCAGCATTTCCAGCGAGGCAGCTTAATCGAAGTTAATTGAAGCCTAAGACTTTTTACTATTCGCgtcgcgttattatttatacatttcgatacatttttattcagaTAAACTCTTTACAATTTACAAAACAAGCACATTTTGCCcacgcaaaaagaaaaagcgttcGTTGCCGTTCATTGccgaattttattttgcacctattttttttttgtcatttaaatttaaaagggAAGCGTCTCCGACTCGTCTAATCCATCATCGACACTCTCATCCGTTCGTGACCGGGCAGCAATGCGTCTCGCGGGTTGAAGCAAGGTCGCGTTATGCGACGATTACGTCGTCGCGACTTGGACCCCGACTCGACATTCGTGGCATGCGTGTCGTCGACCATTCCACGCACGGATCTCGCTGACGAaccgcgacgacgacgcgtgACAATGACTCGCGCTAATCAATTCACCGGCGTGCCCGATCTGACCAGCATCCGAGAAATAAAGAACGCCAATCGTTCCCGATGCGTCACGTTTGGGACAATCGGGACAGCCAGGGTCCTTTCGACCGATCGATCGCGACAAATAGCTCGGAATTTATAATGTTCGGCGTCGCTTTACCTCGAGATACGTTTCGCCGATCGGTGTCAGGTTCGCTCGCGCGAGAGGAGATTTCTAATCGGAATTCATCATGCTGATTTTCGAGCAAGTCGTGTCCGGCAGCACATTCCGGAGATTAATTCAACGCGATCCAAGGTGATCACTTTCATGGTTTTGCGAGCAGAAGGCATTGCGTTTGAgatgcattttaaatttaacgcatacggaaatattgaatttaatgcTTTGTTACTAAAGCGAAAAATCTTTTGGATACATTTTTTAGCGTCGTTTGATAGCTTCTTAaatctcaattattttaatatactaaaTGTCGTAATCACAAGATTGACATTCGATTTTATCAGGTATTTGTCTTTTTGAAACTTACCTATACATGGATCAtcaagataatttaataagatatcGCATTTAAGTCCTTCCGTTCAAATACGTTTTTAATGGCGCGCGTTTCTCGAAAAATTACATTCGAGTTCCATGAAGAAAAGCAGAGCTCGATTCGTAGGTCTATGAGAATCACGATGCGCTCTCTTCGGCGCGACGCGAAATAGCGCGGCCTGCAGCGAGGTTGACGGGAACCACGAGGGGTGCTGAGGGTACACGAGGGGGCTGATCACGGCGGTAGTCGCGCCGGGCCGAGAGCGGCAAAGAAGAGGGACGGCACGACGGTGGCGGCGGAGGGGTGGGCCCGGGCAAAGCAAATTATTCACACTCAAACGACTCCATTTCAATATCGGGCCGAAGCCCAGGGACAAAAGAAGGGCGAGATGCCTGTCTCCCTCGTGCTTTCGCTTTgcgctgctgctgctgctggttGCTCGCCGCTGCCTGCCGCTGCTCTGGTGCCTCTGTCTGCACCCTGCAGGCTTaactctcttttcctctctcgttcTGCACCCTCTGCCCCTATATTGTGACCCTTTTCTTTCCCAAtttttcgttctctctctcttttctctcctctcttggttcttcttttctctcttttctctcttgctGTTGTTGCTCTATCCTATATTTATTTCCATTCTTGGTCCATCATCTAACTCTGGCATGACCGCTCGATAGTGGAGAACATCGGGAAACATCATGAAATCGTGACCTCCTGATTTTTGCATCGAGAGCTTTCGGCAGCTTTGAttttagttattattattgtatactGTGCAGCATTCGatgctttatatatttttaacctTTCAGCTATATTAAAACATGAAACGCGCGCAGAGTGTATATTACACCATGCGTTATTTAcactataaaaaattaattaattagtacttccttttttccgtttaatattaatcgttaTACACATcttagaatatattaaataaatcagaCATTCAAGTTTAAcgttttctttataaaaaaaaaaggaatttatattaaaatatatttagaagtttgtaagtttttttaGACGTTTAGGGTGCAAAAAACACCCCACGCGCACAGCGAAGggttaaaaagaattaaagtaaaaaatctattaattgCAATAGAAGAAACACTTAAACTTTTCTCCACGGTCCGAAATATAATCAACATAACTCACGCATATACATAATATGCAACACATTTCGAtcgcgtatacgtatatgtatgtacgtgcttcattaaaattcattCACTCGTTTGTATGCAGCCCACTAGTTTCAACAGACTAAAATGTCGATGACAATGCAGGGAAAATTTAACGCTCAACACATtgtcgttaattataaattattaaaaaattttctttattacaatGCGGATGCTATTGAAGGGTTTTGTAATTATCGAAGAGTCGACAGTCCAAAGCAATGTATATCTCAGAGAAGTTCGTAGACCAGGGAATTTATCGGCTATTATCGAAGGTCGCCAGTTTGCGAATCTGTGGCTTTGAAAAGCCATTGAAACGGCAGTCGGAAAGTCGAAACTTGGTCCGCGCGAAGTGAATGAAAGCGGAAAGACGAGATAGAGAAGGTGGGAGAGAGGACGGCGCCGTAGGTTCGAGTACCGTAATTGAATATGTTTAAGCGCGGGAGGGACGCGTTTGTGCGGATTCTCGGCTTACAAGAACCCCATGGCGAGGTAACGTCTGCGAGTAAACTGGATTAATCGTCTATGAAGGGAGACCGTAACCCTGCCGCATTCGTTTGCAATCAGATCCCTCCGGGGAGCGCGAAACAACACCGTTCTCGTTGTTGCGTGCGAGCCTTGTTTCCGCTGCAATTTTGCGTCTATCATCGCCAGCCAGATAAAGGGAGATGATCGACTCGTTGGGCATGTTTCACATTTAACATGATTATCTCAGGAGAACAAGGCGGCGATATTAATgtgcatataatttataattttaatggaaagatgttaatatgaaagaaaaaatagttaGAATGTCATCTCTGAAAATGGATTAATTGCGCGATCCATCTTTCGTTTTTGAGTTTTACTGTTTTCTTCGTAGAAAGCTTACACCTACGGAACGTAATGAGATCTCTTAGCAATCCGCTATAAAAGACGTGTTGTAATCAGAAACGCGACGCTTGTCACATTTGCATCGACTTACAATGGCCGAGGTGTCTTTTTTGATTCACCATATATACCTCTGAGGAAATAGATTAGCCAATCTGCACGCAATATAGGCATTCTATTTGAATAATTACGCATTCAAAAGATCCGCGAATATACGAATACTTGCATCTTCGTTAGGGGATGACGAATTTTATGAGCTAACTCTAAACATAAGtcaattagaaataatatgaTATAGTGGAGAAATAAAGTTCTTGAAATttccaatattttatttacttttccacattttatttattattaattattctttattaaaaaaaaaaaattttatttttagtaataaactaaaataaacAGCTGCAAGTAATCGTAAACAATTTATACAGGTATTGAGTTAAATTACGTATTAGAAACCTCTAATACTCTCGGTTAGATCGTTTGATTGAattcttgaatattttattgccgAGCCGTCGACGGAGTAAAACCAgagcgcgattttattttgtcaGCGACACCCTTGGGACTCACGAATACCACGAGGGTGCGTGACAGCGTGCAAACTGTTTGGCTACCAGTTGCGCGCTCCCAGAAGGCTCGTTTTGCAAGTCGTAAACGAATTAAGGCcttcgccgccgccaccgcgcCGCATTTAACTATCGGGGAGAAGTTTCGAAACCGCTTTTGATTTACATTCCGGTCGCCCGTCGCACGCGACTTGTAGCGTCGCGGTTGGCAATACGACTTTAATTTTGAACTTTCGCATCAGCTGGATTAAGCATTATTCTCGTTCCCGCGAAAGAACTCTGCGATTCTTGAGAAAAATGGCTTTCAACAAAATTGGTTCTAACTTCGCTATTTTATAGTTGATATAATGCTGATTAAAAGTCAGCATAACTTCGATCTTTGCATATAACCGTTCCACtgtataacatttttcttttaaaaaagtgacaaaaatatttaagagtatacccgagtggaaattgagtCCCAccgttatctaataattagctagccaattcgtggttcgtCTCGTGGCtatctagcaaaactgtccagcaccgagccagaaatgtaacgctcaaGAAATCTAGGTACTAGAACATTATTCCTGGCAATAACGTGCTAGAAAAATTCGATTCTAAACTTTTttgccgcgtactagtctattGCACGTCTTGACCTATTCAACACGTGTTCGACTGCCGAAAGTGCTGTTCGCCGGTCCCGCAGATCGCCGCGGTAGCGTGAATACGTGCGTGTGTGACATCTGGCCGGTAGGCCTCGCGCTCTAAGTTCGCATGGTGGAGAACGCGCGGGCGGTGAACGGCAAGAACCaatttgcccggcgaattcggcagtcgaacgTTGCATAAGATCAGCTCAcaacagtagactagtacgcggtgaaaaacgtttagatatttattttgataCATGGTCCacgctggacagtgactagacgatcgatactagacagatattatttctttcttttttaaatgataattaaactttatgaagatagtcactaaataatactttcttataatttacaGCTAGTcactagttaagaaatatatttaatctgcacgatctaaccactagctgaaaaatcaaattagctaaataaatttccactcggataTTTTATCTCCGTATTATAAGATTGAAAAATCTGCTTGAAAactattcaattattaatcattaaaattaatatttacataacGAGAGTATTAAAACGAGAACTATCGAAATCATCTTGCAATAAAAGAAGGTAACTGGTTCAGCGTCAGTATTTCGCGATTTGAGAAAAGCCTCGAGAAAATCGGCAAGAGAGGAACTGGACGCGTCATGCGTAAACGGAGTTTAACCGCATCGCTCAACTGATTGTgagaaaggaagaagagaagaaagataTGGCGGAGGGGTGCGAAAATCTCGAAGAGGCAAAACTTGCAAAAGTACATCGCGGCTCAAGAGGCCGGAAATAATCGCGTGAGTTCCGTGCGCCGCGAGATTCGCGTTATCGCCGAGTGATTTCACGGCGTTTAGTAGCTGGCGATCCGTTGTTCCGCGCGACGGGTTAAATTAAGAAGAGGCGAATTAGCGTGCCGCCCGACCAGGCACCGTAACAGccgcgagaaatatttaacgacAAGGTGAAATATGCTCACGTAATATACGCGCGGTCAAGAAGATTCGGCAGATTTCCGTCGAGATGAGGCGGGAAAAAGATCGGACCCGAAGAAAGGGAGACGCAACGATGGTTGCTAGGAACGGGAAGGGAATGTTACAAATGAATCGCGTAATAATCCCCATAGCTGTACCGCCGCTTCCCTACAATCGTGCTCTCTTCATCTGCCGCTTTCTCCCTCTTTAGAGCTGCTTATGTATTCCGGTGTACGGCTGGTTGCACCGCCGCTAATGGAGTTTCCAATATTTTCCTTTCTACGTCGCCCGCTTGGTCCTTGCTTGGTTTCATGCGCCTTCTCTACGGATCCTGCCCGCCCGTTCGCTTGATCGATTCTCAAACTCCTTCCCGCGCCTCTAAACTGGGAGAAGAACTCAGTctctacaataattttataatactttactTTACACCATAAATGTAGTTGACTTaatcattttcattattataatgGTTGAGTTaactatatttatttgttagaAATATCACAAAATTCTGGTCGAGTCCGAAATATATAACTATACTTTTCTCTCAATGTATATCGACGAACGCGGGTGTATTAAATCAGAGCGTATGCAAATGAGGGCGCGTCGGACACGCGTGCAATCCCTTCGCGTTCACGTACCGCTGGCTACCGGTATCTGTATCGGCGCACACGCGTGCTGGTACCGCTTGTGCACGCTCGGCACCACGGTCCATATTCCACCGCTTAGCCTTTAATCCAGCCCGGGGTCGACACCTCGTTTCTTTCCGGCCATTTAACACGGCTGGAGAGCGCCCGTTCCGCCCGGAACTCGTCCGCCGTTCTCGCGCGGCGAGCGCGTCATCGACGAGCTAGTGAACGCGCTAAACCCTTTGAATACGACTTTACACGGCCGTTGTCACGGCTTTATATCGAATTACTCGACACTGTTAATCGCGACGGCGTCGCCGACCAAATTGAACGGCGGAACATTCACCTGCGCCGCTCTGTTAACCCTTAAATGGCACGCCACTCCAGCCGCTCTGTTCCTTTTTGCTCGCACGTCACGACTAATGTATCAATTttaaagcatttaaaaaatttattgtatagATAGTAATTAGAATTTGATTATTGTAACTTAGTGTTTCATATAATAGATAACTTAGAAcgtaataagaattattaaattaagaatataaacgtaaaaattatcgCAAAGTTAATATATTTCGCGCACTTTATTCTTCGCGAATAACGTAACGTTGTCACGCAACATTTAACGTTCTCGGCTGAGAGGCGGCGCGAATTCCTAATCCACGAAATACATTTCCAGCAAGTACGCGTTCGAAAGTTCGGCACACATTCGGCTTTAAGGGACGGAAAATCCAATAAATTTGTCCGTGGGATTAGGCACCGGGTCGAGCCGGATTATACCCCTTATTCCTATCCTCTCTCAGCGATACGATAACAATTTTGCAGCGGAGGGCCGTCTTTCATCCCTCGTCGTGCCCTTATGCCACTTCCAAAACATCCCTTAGAGTAAAATTTCATTCGCAATTCTTTTTGAACTTGTTTACGACAATATCAACGATATTGTAGTTTTAATCGAGTTTAGCAGTAATAATGACTTTATTAAGTCTATGATTTAACaatggaattaaaaatctcgGCACACGTTTCATcgttagattttttattcgcaGGGAAAAATGTGCTATTTGAACTTATAAggaatttataactttaaccgGAGTAATAACTAAgaggattaaaaattaattaaccagATAATCATGTTGAGATATGCATTGTTTATattacagttttatttaatttcggtCCATAATATATTCGCGTTCTTTCCCGCGTTCTTCTAGCCATTCCCGCCCTTCTCGTACCATTTTTACGACATCTGGATGGCCGTTGCTAACGCATCATGGCTGGCCATTGTCACCGACTGGCTTTTCTAGTCGGGTTAAAAACGATAATCGTGATCCAGAGGGGTGCGAGGTGTCGGAAACGGGTGGTCCCGTGTCCTATGTTCCTTTTCGCGCACCTATGGCGTCACGCGAACGAGGAGGGATAATAAAAATGGGGCTAATAAAAatgcgcgaagaaaaaaaggcgGCCGTGGTTGGCATTACGCGTTATTAGCCGGGCCCCCTAATAGTAATGGACGTCGGGTTTTCCGCACCGACGTTGACTCTTATCCGCCTGAGCGAGCACTAACATATATGCGCGTAACATCTGTATCATCGCTGCCATTCTGACGCCATTCGACGCAGAGTACATCTGGTCTCTTTCACCGGGGGCTTTTTCCTCTCCGCGTGTCCCACCTTTTCTCGTGCTTCGATCTTGGCACTCGATGTCTGCAACCCTGACGCGCTTGGTAGACCGGTATTGTTTCTTTTGCGCGAAAAAGACCCTAAAGTGGCAAGTCTATGGTTGACTATTTAAATTCTGAAGACCCAGTTATATCGAACATTTGTGAGAATGTAGTGAATAAAGagattaagaatatatatacatataaaaaaatagaatatggAAAATAAGTCAAGAGACATTTTATAGTCattcaattacaattaacaaGATTTTAACGCGACTTAAGAACTAATTATCCGAGATGAATTTATCACCCAGCCTCGAAAAGAAAGCTTCTCTTCATTGCACGAGCCGCGAAGCGTCGTTTTTCTTTAGGATCGACGAAACGCGCCGCATTTATCACGCCTCGGCGAAGctcgcgtttaaaaattgGTCACTTCGCGCTTGCCACTTTGCTCGGTTCTGATCGACATAATCGGTCGTGCTCAACACGCACGAATTTACCTACGCGTGCTCCTGCTCCAGCGCGTAAGTGTTGCATTGTTTCCCTCGATCGTTGTCAAAAGGTTGCGCGCACGAATTTAATCCCGCAACGATCTCAACCCGAAGCCGACAGCGGTCGCGAGTCGAGAGTCCTTCTGTAagtgttctttttcttttttattttttatttccttcgttCGAGTGACTCTCGTAAAGTCAGGGGGCCACGTGGGCAACAGAAACTactgaaagagagagagaaaagagaaaaaaaatcccttCGAACGTCCTTCTTCGTTACACTTGAAATCAATTCCCTTCCTCTCGCTCTATAGAATCCTTTGTTTCTGCACTCTTGTTATTCTTACCGGCCGCGATTTTTCTTCCCTGACACGGATTGAGTCGACGATTGAAAGTAAACTACCGATACGGCTGCCACAATGCCATAAGTTCGCGACAATGACACTCCTGCGCGGACTTTAAAACGTTTAGCTAAGTGCACACCACTTcattatcgatattaataaatgccTCTTCTCTTGCTTTTCGATTGCCCATTCGAATCGTGTGCGCGGTTTTTCGAGTTTTGCTTGACGATCCGGTGCACTTCAACAATTGCAAACCAATTTCGGTTTAAGAATCTGACAACTGTTCTTATTTTCTATAAATCTTTTGgctttaaaaacaataaaagtaataaaaaaatgtacaagaTTAAGTATAAAAGCTCGCTTTTTTCATCTCCCTCGCGATAATTTCACttcttacatttatattatattttatttcattatctgTTATAAAGCTATAATAatctaaataataatcataatattttaataatattgtaattatacatataattggAATACGTAATTACGACTCAAAATATTGgatataagaaatttatattttttaatttgtaaaatagaattaaacttttttacgttttacgtTATATATCTATATCACGGATTATTGcgaaaacgttattaaaaatgtcaCGCGAGACAGATATCGAATGCATTGGCGACAACATTGGTAGATTAAACCTCGAATAGTTCCGCCATTACGCTTGAATGCACGGCGGTCCCGGTTGGTGGATAATTCGTGAAGGAAGATACGATGAGATCTGGTTGGGGCCAGAGTCAGAGAAGGGCGAGGGGTGAAGGACACCGGGTGTGGGGGAGAAACGGAGGGCCGAGAAGCCGCCTGGATGCTGGATGGCGCGCGAGAATTCCCCTCTACggataaaataattccgcgTGCCGCTTCCGAACGTTCTTTAGCACGGAGATGAACTTCAGAAGGGTTCTCCACTaccctccctttctctctccctctctctctctttctctctctctcttcttcttcttctttttctatctctatctctcgtTTCCGCTTATTTATCATGTAAACACATTTGGTACCGTGACACCTTTAGAATCCCTGAGATTTAGAGATTCGGTTTATTAAAAGGTACAGGCGGACGATACGTTGCCGTCGCTAAAAACTCCGAGATAATTTATGTGTATACGAACGCACCGAGCCTTAAAAGGAAAATGTGTTCTGTCGCCAAATTGTTTCCTGCAAATAACTCGAGCTCCGCGCCGGCGTTAAACTGGCGAGTACACCGCGTAGAAGCGACGCGACTTCGCCCCGTGATAGTAAAGATGCAAGATCCAGCAACCGCGAAGATCCGAACTTGCTCCTCGAGTTCTGCAGGGGGTGGATGAAAGTGGAGGAGAAAGGGGACAGGAAAACGGGGGAGAATGAGGGGGGTGGCT is a window from the Cardiocondyla obscurior isolate alpha-2009 linkage group LG01, Cobs3.1, whole genome shotgun sequence genome containing:
- the LOC139105867 gene encoding uncharacterized protein isoform X1 encodes the protein MMKQVLSIVLLAAVVLAEPPRYRQQQRQYYFARQQDETAPYAASGWKPAGPSFDLPQRQSQQYEAPSALQQQYGAPNNAPQQQYGTPSGSQQQYGAPNNAPQQYGGPSAPRQYGTPANPRREYGEPEESTTETTNTTDQEEVSTVQGITDNESDSEPVNAVNELGDENADDKQKQPQQSGEYYVALPDGRLQRVQYISRQDVEAMKYFAKIRAENVEPLRGPIYAYAPLQKLQVVPAGLQLSVAPASSADTKPQKLEIEPVAAQVQYQYDSPSRVIPLANPLSAAYTNYQAPAAESRFLLTFQ
- the LOC139105867 gene encoding uncharacterized protein isoform X2, translating into MMKVLSIVLLAAVVLAEPPRYRQQQRQYYFARQQDETAPYAASGWKPAGPSFDLPQRQSQQYEAPSALQQQYGAPNNAPQQQYGTPSGSQQQYGAPNNAPQQYGGPSAPRQYGTPANPRREYGEPEESTTETTNTTDQEEVSTVQGITDNESDSEPVNAVNELGDENADDKQKQPQQSGEYYVALPDGRLQRVQYISRQDVEAMKYFAKIRAENVEPLRGPIYAYAPLQKLQVVPAGLQLSVAPASSADTKPQKLEIEPVAAQVQYQYDSPSRVIPLANPLSAAYTNYQAPAAESRFLLTFQ